A region of Burkholderiales bacterium JOSHI_001 DNA encodes the following proteins:
- a CDS encoding glycosyl/glycerophosphate transferase, teichoic acid biosynthesis (PFAM: CDP-Glycerol:Poly(glycerophosphate) glycerophosphotransferase), which translates to MHAATDSASSGPAAMPPGADALLARLEQLEDFQTQASAAVDQVVSALLELKQASADKAAVDALQAKVKELEQALSIERAGRDLAQVSRMHPKTRSAVFVGTTYLGCNVKYAFLAARERMVQLGMQVWWLPYNEAQQAQVEALGGPCLPAGHANWTPEHLHAVLSAAVVVTSDHLLNPNPFAAALLAGARHVQLWHGVSIKEIGLRNLPAGRALGPHLAKVLATCGPYARMVGTAAEGEAEWRRWFSFANYAPIGYPRNDVLYRDPTAADLANVDLDTLGLAQGARHRGKRVFLYAPTFRDADRGRWLLAAGLPRVAEALHKAGHLLTVNLHPVEQPLIAQLAPHLPGVQFVAPRTDIYPLLASTSALITDYSSLMFDYLHLQRPVLLFRPDHASYTAQSRRLFDDKLSALPGPLVDKADALSKLLLAPRMGQDAVHEHARTQLLRQWFDHHDGDSAQRLMQVLADELALSGV; encoded by the coding sequence ATGCACGCTGCCACCGACTCCGCTTCCTCCGGCCCCGCCGCCATGCCGCCCGGCGCCGACGCCCTGCTGGCCCGGCTGGAACAACTGGAAGACTTCCAGACCCAGGCCAGCGCCGCGGTGGACCAGGTGGTGAGCGCCCTGCTGGAGCTGAAACAGGCCAGCGCCGACAAGGCCGCGGTGGACGCGCTGCAGGCCAAGGTGAAGGAACTGGAGCAGGCCCTGTCCATTGAACGGGCCGGGCGCGACCTGGCCCAGGTCTCGCGCATGCACCCCAAGACCCGCAGCGCGGTCTTCGTGGGCACCACCTACCTGGGCTGCAACGTGAAGTACGCCTTCCTGGCCGCGCGCGAACGCATGGTGCAGTTGGGCATGCAGGTCTGGTGGCTGCCCTACAACGAAGCCCAGCAGGCCCAGGTGGAAGCCCTGGGTGGCCCCTGCCTGCCGGCCGGCCACGCGAACTGGACGCCAGAGCACCTGCACGCGGTGCTGTCCGCCGCGGTGGTGGTCACCAGCGACCACCTGCTCAACCCCAACCCCTTTGCCGCCGCATTGTTGGCCGGCGCACGCCATGTGCAACTGTGGCACGGCGTGTCCATCAAGGAGATCGGCCTGCGCAACCTGCCGGCAGGGCGGGCCCTGGGCCCGCACCTGGCCAAGGTGCTGGCCACCTGCGGCCCCTATGCCCGCATGGTGGGCACCGCGGCCGAGGGCGAGGCCGAGTGGCGGCGCTGGTTCAGCTTTGCGAACTACGCGCCCATCGGCTACCCGCGCAACGACGTGCTGTACCGCGACCCCACGGCGGCCGACCTGGCCAACGTGGACCTGGACACCCTGGGCCTGGCCCAGGGCGCGCGCCACCGCGGCAAGCGCGTGTTCCTGTACGCCCCCACCTTCCGCGACGCCGACCGGGGCCGCTGGCTGCTGGCCGCCGGCCTGCCGCGTGTGGCCGAGGCGCTGCACAAGGCCGGCCACCTGCTGACCGTGAACCTGCACCCGGTGGAGCAGCCCCTGATCGCGCAACTGGCGCCGCACCTGCCGGGCGTTCAGTTCGTCGCGCCGCGCACCGACATCTACCCGCTGCTGGCCAGCACCAGCGCGCTGATCACCGACTACTCGTCGCTGATGTTCGACTACCTGCACCTGCAGCGTCCGGTGCTGCTGTTCCGTCCCGACCACGCCAGCTACACCGCGCAAAGCCGGCGCCTGTTCGACGACAAGCTGTCGGCCCTGCCCGGCCCCTTGGTGGACAAGGCCGACGCGCTGAGCAAGCTGCTGCTGGCCCCGCGCATGGGCCAGGACGCGGTGCACGAACACGCCCGCACGCAGTTGTTGCGCCAGTGGTTCGACCACCACGACGGCGACAGCGCCCAGCGCCTGATGCAGGTGCTGGCCGACGAACTGGCCTTGAGCGGCGTGTAA
- a CDS encoding cytidyltransferase-related enzyme (PFAM: Cytidylyltransferase~TIGRFAM: glycerol-3-phosphate cytidylyltransferase; cytidyltransferase-related domain): MTDSDRRAALVVTGRTPPLAHPRPGGPLGTAITYGTYDLFHVGHVRLFQRIKARCDFLVVAVSTDEFNAIKGKKSVMPFADRLELVRSCRYVDLAIAENGWEQKESDIAAYGVDAFYMGDDWSGRFDHLKTLCDVHYLPRTDGVSSTLLKQDVVVASAQPPG, translated from the coding sequence ATGACGGACTCCGACCGCCGCGCCGCCCTCGTGGTCACGGGACGCACCCCACCGCTGGCCCACCCGCGCCCGGGCGGCCCCCTTGGCACCGCCATCACCTACGGCACCTACGACCTGTTCCACGTGGGCCATGTGCGGCTGTTCCAGCGCATCAAGGCGCGCTGCGATTTCCTCGTCGTGGCGGTGTCCACCGACGAGTTCAACGCCATCAAGGGCAAGAAGAGCGTGATGCCCTTCGCCGACCGGCTGGAACTGGTGCGGTCCTGCCGCTACGTGGACCTGGCCATCGCCGAGAACGGCTGGGAGCAGAAGGAAAGCGACATCGCCGCCTACGGCGTGGACGCCTTCTACATGGGCGACGACTGGAGCGGCCGCTTCGACCACCTGAAGACGCTGTGCGACGTGCACTACCTGCCGCGCACCGACGGCGTCAGCAGCACCCTGCTGAAGCAGGACGTGGTGGTGGCCTCGGCCCAGCCCCCGGGCTGA
- a CDS encoding isocitrate dehydrogenase, NADP-dependent, monomeric type (PFAM: Monomeric isocitrate dehydrogenase~TIGRFAM: isocitrate dehydrogenase, NADP-dependent, monomeric type) — protein MSTGQPTIIYTLTDEAPLLATHAFLPIIRTFTEPAGIAVQESDISVAARVLAQFPENLTPEQRVPDTLSELGKKTLQPDANIIKLPNISASVGQLIACVRELKGKGYNIPDYPEDPKTDEEKAIRARYARCIGSAVNPVLREGNSDRRAPRAVKEYARKNPHSMGEWAQASRTHCSHMHAGDFYHGEKSMTLDKARDVKMELITKSGKTIVLKPKVSLLDREVIDSMFMSKKALCDFYEQEIEDARKYGVMFSLHVKATMMKVSHPIVFGHCVKIFYKEAFAKHAKLFDELGVNVNNGMVNLYDKLKTLPQSQQDEVMRDLHACHEHRPELAMVDSSKGITNFHSPNDVIVDASMPAMIRNGGKMYGADGRLKDVKAVMPESTFARIYQEMINFCKWHGNFDPKTMGTVPNVGLMAQQAEEYGSHDKTFEISEDGVANITDLETGEVLLTQNVEAGDIWRMCQVKDAAIRDWVKLAVNRARNSGMPVVFWLDAYRPHEAQLIRKVKMYLHEHDVNGLDIQIMSQVRAMRYTLERVVRGMDTISATGNILRDYLTDLFPIMELGTSAKMLSIVPLMAGGGMYETGAGGSAPKHVQQLVEENHLRWDSLGEFLALAVSLEDLGLKTGNAKAKVLATTLDAATGKLLDNRKGPSPKTGELDNRGSQFYLALYWAQELAAQKDDPALAAHFAPLAKTLADSEKKIVAELAAVQGKPVDIGGYYLADAAKVKAVMRPSATLNSVLAAAQA, from the coding sequence ATGAGCACCGGGCAACCGACCATCATCTACACCCTCACCGACGAAGCCCCGCTGCTGGCGACCCACGCCTTCCTGCCCATCATCCGCACCTTCACCGAGCCCGCGGGCATCGCGGTGCAGGAGAGCGACATCTCGGTGGCCGCGCGCGTGCTGGCGCAGTTCCCGGAGAACCTCACGCCCGAGCAGCGCGTGCCCGACACCCTGAGCGAGCTGGGCAAGAAGACCCTGCAGCCGGACGCCAACATCATCAAGCTGCCCAACATCAGCGCGTCGGTGGGCCAGCTGATCGCCTGCGTGCGCGAATTGAAGGGCAAGGGCTACAACATCCCCGACTACCCCGAGGACCCCAAGACCGACGAAGAAAAGGCCATCCGCGCGCGTTATGCCCGCTGCATCGGCTCGGCCGTGAACCCGGTGCTGCGCGAAGGCAACTCCGACCGCCGCGCCCCGCGCGCGGTGAAGGAGTACGCGCGCAAGAACCCGCACAGCATGGGCGAATGGGCCCAGGCCTCGCGCACCCACTGCTCGCACATGCACGCCGGCGACTTCTACCACGGTGAAAAGTCGATGACGCTGGACAAGGCGCGCGACGTGAAGATGGAGCTCATCACCAAGAGCGGCAAGACCATCGTCCTGAAGCCCAAGGTCTCGCTGCTGGACCGCGAGGTGATCGACTCGATGTTCATGAGCAAGAAGGCCCTGTGCGACTTCTATGAACAAGAAATCGAGGACGCGCGCAAGTACGGCGTGATGTTCTCGCTGCACGTCAAGGCCACGATGATGAAGGTCTCGCACCCCATCGTCTTCGGCCACTGCGTGAAGATCTTCTACAAGGAGGCCTTCGCCAAGCACGCCAAGCTGTTCGACGAGCTGGGCGTGAACGTCAACAACGGCATGGTCAACCTCTACGACAAGTTGAAGACCTTGCCGCAGAGCCAGCAGGACGAGGTGATGCGCGACCTGCACGCCTGCCACGAGCACCGCCCCGAGCTGGCGATGGTGGATTCGTCCAAGGGCATCACCAACTTCCACTCGCCCAACGACGTGATCGTGGACGCGTCCATGCCCGCGATGATCAGGAACGGCGGCAAGATGTACGGCGCCGACGGCCGCCTGAAGGACGTGAAGGCGGTGATGCCGGAAAGCACCTTCGCCCGCATCTACCAGGAGATGATCAACTTCTGCAAGTGGCACGGCAACTTCGACCCCAAGACCATGGGCACCGTGCCCAACGTCGGCCTGATGGCCCAGCAGGCCGAGGAATACGGCAGCCACGACAAGACCTTCGAAATCTCCGAGGACGGTGTGGCCAACATCACCGACCTGGAAACCGGCGAGGTGCTGTTGACCCAGAACGTGGAAGCCGGCGACATCTGGCGCATGTGCCAGGTGAAGGACGCGGCCATCCGCGACTGGGTGAAGCTGGCCGTGAACCGCGCGCGCAACTCCGGCATGCCGGTGGTCTTCTGGCTGGACGCCTACCGTCCGCACGAGGCCCAGCTGATCCGCAAGGTGAAGATGTACCTGCACGAGCACGACGTGAACGGGCTGGACATCCAGATCATGAGCCAGGTGCGGGCCATGCGCTACACGCTGGAGCGCGTGGTGCGCGGCATGGACACCATCAGCGCCACCGGCAACATCCTGCGCGACTACCTGACCGACCTGTTCCCCATCATGGAGCTGGGCACCAGCGCCAAGATGCTGTCCATCGTGCCGCTGATGGCCGGTGGCGGCATGTACGAAACCGGGGCCGGCGGCTCGGCGCCCAAGCACGTGCAGCAGCTGGTGGAGGAAAACCACCTGCGCTGGGACTCACTCGGTGAATTCCTGGCCCTGGCGGTGAGCCTGGAAGACCTGGGCCTGAAGACCGGCAACGCCAAGGCCAAGGTGCTGGCCACCACGCTGGACGCGGCCACCGGCAAGCTGCTGGACAACCGCAAGGGCCCCAGCCCCAAGACCGGCGAACTGGACAACCGCGGCAGCCAGTTCTACCTGGCCCTGTACTGGGCCCAGGAACTGGCGGCGCAGAAGGACGACCCGGCCCTGGCCGCCCACTTCGCGCCGCTGGCCAAGACCCTGGCCGACAGCGAAAAGAAGATCGTGGCCGAGCTGGCCGCGGTGCAGGGCAAGCCGGTGGACATCGGCGGCTACTACCTGGCCGACGCGGCCAAGGTGAAGGCCGTGATGCGCCCCAGCGCCACGCTGAATTCGGTGCTGGCCGCCGCGCAGGCCTGA
- a CDS encoding cytochrome c553 (PFAM: Cytochrome c), whose translation MKKTLALMISSLLLATGAVRAQDTNASDTVRRAVHVCNACHGEDGRSTTALVPSLAGQMPQYLIAQLKDFRSQTRVETGTRAYMWGVSALLDDATIAGLASYYSAQKPAAAQPAPSALAQLGRKLFKDGVPGRGIRACASCHGEQAEGQAGFPRLAGQRADYITAQLKVFKSKLRPHGVVMQQEIKQMTPAEMRAVAAYLQGL comes from the coding sequence ATGAAGAAGACCCTCGCCCTGATGATCTCGTCGCTGCTGCTGGCCACCGGCGCCGTGCGCGCCCAGGACACCAACGCGTCCGACACCGTGCGCCGCGCGGTGCATGTGTGCAATGCCTGCCATGGCGAAGACGGCCGCAGCACCACCGCGCTGGTGCCCTCGCTGGCCGGCCAGATGCCGCAGTACCTGATCGCGCAGCTGAAGGACTTCCGCAGCCAGACCCGGGTGGAAACCGGCACCCGCGCCTACATGTGGGGCGTCTCGGCGCTGCTGGACGACGCCACCATCGCCGGGCTGGCCAGTTACTACAGCGCGCAGAAACCCGCCGCCGCCCAACCCGCGCCCAGCGCGCTGGCGCAGCTGGGCAGGAAGCTGTTCAAGGACGGCGTTCCCGGCCGCGGCATCCGCGCCTGCGCCAGTTGCCACGGCGAGCAGGCCGAGGGCCAGGCCGGCTTTCCGCGCCTGGCCGGCCAGCGCGCCGACTACATCACCGCACAGCTGAAGGTCTTCAAGAGCAAGCTGCGCCCGCACGGCGTGGTGATGCAGCAGGAAATCAAGCAGATGACCCCGGCCGAAATGCGCGCCGTGGCGGCCTACCTGCAGGGGCTTTGA
- a CDS encoding HAMP domain protein (PFAM: HAMP domain; Protein of unknown function (DUF3365)): protein MRLLLKFNLVFLIVFLAGLAGSAQVSRDLLQGNARQEILEHARLTMEKAIAVRTYTNEQIRPLLDTQMMYAFLPQSVPAYSATEVLAKLAKVYPDYSYKEATLNPTNPRDRAVDWEADLVNRFRSQADQKELVGERDSPLGRVLYIARPLRITNPACLNCHDTVERAPKTLLDKYGPANGFGWKMNEVIGAQVVSVPMSVPLARAEQTFKVFMVSLVGIFVAIGLVLNLMLWWVVIRPVTALSGLADRVSLGDAEAPEFVTRGRDEIANLGQAMTRMRRSLEQAMKMLEG from the coding sequence ATGCGCCTGCTGCTCAAGTTCAACCTGGTGTTCCTGATCGTCTTCCTGGCCGGCCTGGCCGGCAGCGCCCAGGTGTCACGCGACCTGCTGCAGGGCAACGCCCGCCAGGAAATCCTGGAACACGCGCGCTTGACGATGGAAAAAGCCATCGCCGTGCGCACCTACACCAACGAGCAGATCCGTCCGCTGCTGGACACGCAGATGATGTACGCCTTCCTGCCGCAGTCGGTGCCAGCCTATTCGGCCACCGAGGTGCTGGCCAAGCTGGCCAAGGTCTACCCCGACTACAGCTACAAGGAAGCCACGCTCAACCCCACCAACCCGCGCGACCGCGCGGTGGACTGGGAAGCCGACCTGGTGAACCGCTTTCGCAGCCAGGCCGACCAGAAGGAACTGGTGGGCGAGCGTGACTCCCCGCTGGGCCGCGTGCTCTACATCGCCCGGCCGCTGCGCATCACCAACCCGGCCTGCCTGAACTGCCACGACACCGTGGAGCGTGCCCCCAAGACCCTGCTGGACAAGTACGGCCCGGCCAACGGCTTCGGCTGGAAGATGAATGAAGTGATCGGCGCCCAGGTGGTGTCGGTGCCCATGTCGGTGCCGCTGGCGCGCGCCGAGCAGACCTTCAAGGTCTTCATGGTGTCGCTGGTGGGCATCTTCGTGGCCATCGGCCTGGTGCTGAACCTGATGCTGTGGTGGGTGGTGATCCGCCCGGTCACCGCGCTGTCCGGCCTGGCCGACCGCGTGAGCCTGGGTGACGCCGAAGCACCTGAATTCGTCACCCGCGGCCGCGACGAGATCGCCAACCTGGGCCAGGCCATGACGCGCATGCGCCGCAGCCTGGAGCAGGCCATGAAGATGCTGGAAGGCTGA
- a CDS encoding protein kinase family protein (PFAM: Protein kinase domain), translating to MTTTAPAAPAPQAPPARPAAQPTPVPARIGAYPVSAVIGTGSMGVVYLGHDPVIDRPVAIKTLRRHLLDDGSATEGVAQRFRVEARAAGRLNHRGIVSVYQFAEDEAFAYIVMEYVRGHSLAHYLRKTERLPRQDVLCLMVQLLEALHYAHEAGVVHRDIKPANLMVDTDGWLKITDFGIARTMEASSATKTNALVGTPGYMAPELYVGGAFDRRVDIFSAGVLLYQMLAGHKPFSGTMESIMYEIVYKQHVPLSQRTGDLSLDLFEPVLDRALAKDPGMRFANAQEFIRALKALASSPLPAHLAPQDLLPFQPPWEGENALATLAPRAASAAAVAAALVAGPAAEDAGAEAAAPADDSAKPSDFADTASLEPAPGTGHGTHGTHGSDSRPPTATEPVPTGWDPSALVGLEQELAQLVGPMAKVLVRRAARGQVHLDGVRQAAAAALVDATVRQRFLAGPAGKPRSAAAPAERGTIPPGTLPSGSGGGTGSGALMTAQDVDKATAVLKQAIGPIAAVLVKRCADTSQSRERFITRVMEQLVDRVDSAALQAELLRKLG from the coding sequence GTGACCACGACCGCGCCCGCTGCCCCGGCGCCGCAGGCCCCGCCCGCGCGGCCAGCGGCGCAGCCCACGCCAGTGCCGGCGCGCATCGGCGCCTACCCGGTCAGCGCGGTCATCGGCACCGGCTCCATGGGCGTGGTCTACCTGGGCCATGACCCGGTCATCGACCGGCCGGTGGCCATCAAGACCCTGCGCCGCCACCTGCTGGACGACGGTTCGGCCACCGAAGGCGTGGCCCAGCGCTTCCGCGTGGAAGCGCGCGCCGCCGGGCGCCTGAACCACCGCGGCATCGTCTCGGTGTACCAGTTTGCCGAGGACGAGGCCTTCGCCTACATCGTGATGGAGTACGTGCGCGGCCACAGCCTGGCGCACTACCTGCGCAAGACCGAACGCCTGCCGCGCCAGGACGTGCTGTGCCTGATGGTGCAGCTGCTCGAAGCCCTGCACTACGCGCATGAAGCCGGCGTGGTGCACCGGGACATCAAGCCCGCCAACCTGATGGTGGACACCGACGGCTGGCTGAAGATCACCGACTTCGGCATCGCCCGCACCATGGAAGCCAGCAGCGCCACCAAGACCAATGCGCTGGTGGGCACGCCGGGCTACATGGCGCCCGAGCTCTACGTGGGCGGGGCCTTCGACCGCCGGGTGGACATCTTCTCGGCCGGGGTGCTGCTGTACCAGATGCTGGCCGGCCACAAACCCTTCTCGGGCACGATGGAAAGCATCATGTACGAGATCGTCTACAAGCAGCATGTGCCGCTGTCGCAGCGCACCGGCGACCTGTCGCTCGATCTGTTCGAGCCCGTGCTGGACCGCGCGCTGGCCAAGGACCCCGGCATGCGCTTTGCCAACGCGCAGGAGTTCATCCGTGCGCTCAAGGCCCTGGCCAGCAGCCCGCTGCCCGCGCACCTGGCACCGCAGGACCTGCTGCCTTTCCAGCCGCCCTGGGAAGGTGAAAACGCCCTGGCCACGCTGGCGCCCCGCGCGGCCTCGGCCGCGGCGGTTGCAGCGGCCCTGGTGGCCGGACCGGCCGCTGAGGACGCGGGGGCCGAAGCCGCGGCGCCTGCCGACGACAGCGCGAAGCCGTCTGACTTTGCCGACACCGCGTCGCTGGAGCCCGCCCCCGGCACCGGCCACGGCACGCATGGCACCCACGGCAGCGACAGCCGCCCGCCCACCGCCACCGAACCCGTGCCCACCGGCTGGGACCCGTCGGCCCTGGTGGGGCTGGAACAAGAACTGGCGCAGCTGGTGGGCCCCATGGCCAAGGTGCTGGTGCGCCGCGCCGCGCGCGGCCAGGTGCACCTGGACGGTGTGCGCCAGGCCGCTGCTGCCGCGCTGGTGGACGCCACGGTGCGCCAGCGCTTCCTGGCCGGCCCCGCTGGCAAGCCGCGCAGCGCCGCGGCGCCCGCCGAGCGCGGCACCATTCCCCCGGGCACCCTGCCCAGCGGCAGCGGCGGTGGCACGGGCAGCGGCGCGCTGATGACGGCGCAGGACGTGGACAAGGCCACCGCGGTGCTGAAGCAGGCCATCGGTCCGATTGCGGCGGTGCTGGTCAAGCGCTGCGCCGACACGTCCCAGTCGCGCGAGCGTTTCATCACCCGCGTGATGGAGCAACTGGTCGACCGCGTGGACAGCGCCGCGCTGCAGGCCGAGCTGCTTCGCAAGCTGGGCTGA
- a CDS encoding acyl-CoA synthetase (AMP-forming)/AMP-acid ligase II (PFAM: AMP-binding enzyme), which yields MSLPHLLIRQARLQAGRTAIFRGTAPWASFDAWAERSAGLARRLRAAGLAPGDRVLLFMPNHPRYLELLWGAWWAGLAVVPVNAKLHPAEVEWIIDNAQARWGFTSADVAPQPLAGLDVQVDVDSPQADALLAPLPWREVPVADSTLDDLAWLFYTSGTTGRPKGVMITQRNLLTMGLAYFADVDPIGIHDVMAYAAPMSHGCGLYAVPHLMAGAQHLVPASGGVDAAELVALGGALGPLSTFAAPTIVNRLVVHAEAAGLGPADAAAAFKTIVYGGAPMYLADIQRALRVMGPRFVQIYGQGETPMVATALARRHHEDATHPRHAERLASVGTAQTPVRVRVADAQGQPLPAGEVGEVLVRGDSVMAGYWRNPEASASALRDGWLWTGDVGSLDEDGFLTLKDRSKDLLISGGSNIYPREVEEALLAAPGVAEVAVVGAPDAQWGEVVVAFVVMRPGAAWDAAALDAHCLARIARFKRPKRYIAVDALPKNHYGKVLKTELRQRLQPGKPA from the coding sequence CTTCGACGCCTGGGCCGAGCGCAGCGCCGGCCTGGCCCGGCGCCTGCGCGCAGCCGGGCTGGCGCCGGGCGACCGGGTGCTGCTGTTCATGCCCAACCACCCGCGCTACCTGGAACTGCTGTGGGGCGCGTGGTGGGCCGGCCTGGCCGTGGTGCCGGTGAACGCCAAGCTGCACCCGGCCGAGGTGGAATGGATCATCGACAACGCCCAGGCGCGCTGGGGCTTCACCTCGGCCGACGTCGCGCCCCAGCCGCTGGCTGGCCTGGACGTGCAGGTGGACGTGGACTCCCCCCAGGCCGACGCGCTGCTGGCGCCGCTGCCCTGGCGCGAGGTGCCGGTGGCCGACAGCACCCTGGACGACCTGGCCTGGCTGTTCTACACCAGCGGCACCACCGGCCGGCCCAAGGGCGTGATGATCACGCAGCGCAACCTGCTGACCATGGGGCTGGCCTACTTCGCCGACGTGGACCCCATCGGCATCCATGACGTGATGGCCTATGCCGCCCCCATGTCGCACGGCTGCGGCCTGTACGCGGTGCCGCACCTGATGGCCGGCGCGCAGCACCTGGTGCCGGCCTCGGGCGGGGTAGACGCGGCCGAGCTGGTCGCGCTGGGCGGGGCGCTGGGCCCGCTGTCCACCTTTGCCGCGCCCACCATCGTCAATCGGCTTGTTGTCCATGCGGAAGCGGCGGGCCTGGGCCCCGCGGACGCCGCCGCCGCGTTCAAGACCATCGTCTACGGCGGCGCGCCGATGTACCTGGCCGACATCCAGCGCGCGCTGCGCGTGATGGGCCCGCGCTTCGTGCAGATCTACGGCCAGGGTGAAACCCCGATGGTGGCCACCGCGCTGGCACGGCGCCACCACGAAGACGCCACGCACCCGCGCCATGCCGAACGCCTGGCCTCGGTGGGCACGGCCCAGACGCCGGTGCGGGTGCGCGTGGCCGACGCCCAGGGGCAGCCCCTGCCGGCGGGCGAAGTGGGCGAGGTGCTGGTGCGCGGCGACAGCGTGATGGCCGGCTACTGGCGCAACCCCGAAGCCAGCGCCAGCGCGCTGCGCGACGGCTGGTTGTGGACCGGCGACGTGGGCAGCCTGGACGAGGACGGCTTCCTCACGCTGAAGGACCGCAGCAAGGACCTGCTGATCAGCGGCGGCAGCAACATCTACCCGCGGGAAGTCGAAGAGGCGCTGCTCGCAGCCCCCGGCGTGGCCGAGGTGGCGGTGGTGGGTGCGCCGGACGCGCAATGGGGCGAGGTGGTGGTGGCCTTCGTGGTGATGCGGCCCGGCGCGGCCTGGGACGCCGCGGCGCTGGACGCGCATTGCCTGGCGCGCATCGCGCGCTTCAAGCGGCCCAAGCGCTACATCGCGGTGGACGCACTGCCCAAGAACCACTACGGCAAGGTGCTGAAGACCGAACTGCGCCAGCGGCTGCAGCCGGGCAAGCCGGCCTGA